The following are encoded in a window of Roseivirga misakiensis genomic DNA:
- a CDS encoding glutamine--tRNA ligase/YqeY domain fusion protein — protein sequence MSENENRESLNFIEQMIEEDLESGKNSMVQTRFPPEPNGYLHIGHAKSIVLNFGLAEKYNGKCNLRFDDTNPAKESTEYVDAIIEDIKWLGYEYGDEPLFTSDYFETLYQYALKLIQKGKAYIDDQSAEEISAGKTNPSTPGIPSPFRTRSIEENLALFEEMKSGNCEEGSRVLRAKIDMDSPNMHMRDPIIYRIKKVDHHRTGDKWCIYPNYDFAHGQSDSIEHVTYSLCTLEFRDHKPLYDWFIKELEIFPSEQTEFARLNLGYTIVSKRKLLQLVEEGKVTGWDDPRMPTISGLRRRGYTPNSIKNFAHKIGVARRDGITDIALLEHSIREDLNKTANRVFGILDPLKVVITNWPEDKVEMMPAVNNPGDETAGTREMPLTREIYIEQGDFLENPPSPKKWYRLGPDREVRLKYGYIVKCVDFVKDADGNITELHCEYDPETRSGHDTSGKKVKGTLGWVSADHAVSAEIRQYDRLFKTENLNTIEDDFLNHLNPDSLTVNKSVLLEPSLASAQVGDQFQFERQGYFIVDGDTTEGNLVFNRTVTLRDNWKK from the coding sequence AAACTTTGGTCTCGCAGAGAAGTACAACGGTAAATGTAATTTACGCTTCGACGATACCAACCCAGCCAAGGAAAGTACTGAATATGTCGACGCTATTATTGAGGACATAAAATGGCTTGGCTATGAGTATGGTGATGAGCCCCTATTTACCTCTGATTACTTCGAAACACTTTACCAATATGCTTTAAAACTGATCCAAAAAGGCAAAGCCTACATCGACGATCAGTCTGCGGAAGAGATTAGCGCAGGAAAAACGAACCCATCGACACCTGGAATTCCAAGCCCATTCAGAACTCGTTCTATAGAAGAAAACCTTGCTCTTTTCGAGGAAATGAAAAGTGGCAATTGTGAGGAAGGTAGCAGAGTATTGCGGGCAAAAATAGATATGGATTCACCGAACATGCACATGCGTGATCCGATTATCTACAGGATTAAAAAAGTCGATCATCACCGAACTGGTGACAAATGGTGTATCTATCCAAATTATGATTTCGCTCATGGTCAATCTGATTCTATTGAGCATGTAACTTACAGCCTTTGTACACTTGAATTTAGAGACCATAAACCGCTCTATGATTGGTTTATTAAAGAATTAGAGATTTTTCCTTCAGAGCAAACCGAATTTGCAAGACTAAACCTTGGCTATACTATTGTGAGTAAGCGGAAGCTTTTACAGCTCGTAGAAGAGGGTAAAGTAACGGGATGGGATGACCCACGCATGCCTACAATTTCTGGCCTAAGAAGAAGAGGTTACACGCCGAATTCCATCAAGAATTTCGCCCATAAAATAGGCGTAGCTCGGCGAGATGGCATTACGGATATTGCCTTACTAGAACATAGTATCAGGGAGGATTTGAACAAAACGGCTAACAGAGTTTTTGGAATTCTGGACCCGCTCAAGGTGGTCATTACTAATTGGCCGGAGGATAAGGTAGAAATGATGCCGGCGGTGAATAATCCAGGCGATGAAACTGCTGGTACTCGCGAAATGCCATTGACTCGTGAAATTTATATAGAACAAGGAGATTTCTTGGAAAACCCTCCCTCTCCGAAGAAATGGTATAGACTTGGACCCGATCGAGAAGTCCGCTTGAAGTACGGCTATATTGTAAAATGTGTTGACTTTGTGAAAGATGCTGACGGAAATATTACCGAATTACATTGCGAGTATGACCCTGAGACTAGAAGTGGCCATGACACTAGCGGTAAAAAAGTAAAAGGAACACTCGGCTGGGTATCTGCCGACCATGCCGTAAGCGCAGAAATCAGACAATACGATCGCCTATTCAAAACTGAGAATTTAAACACCATTGAAGATGATTTTCTAAATCATCTGAATCCAGATTCGTTGACGGTGAACAAAAGCGTTTTGCTTGAACCTTCACTAGCCTCGGCTCAAGTTGGAGACCAATTTCAATTTGAAAGACAAGGCTATTTTATTGTGGACGGGGATACTACCGAAGGTAATTTAGTCTTTAATAGAACTGTAACACTCCGCGATAACTGGAAAAAGTAA